From Planctomycetia bacterium, one genomic window encodes:
- a CDS encoding GyrI-like domain-containing protein, protein MEQGSRPHVLRSQQIPGAGRHVAVYLDDQINLEVGVELDAPIAGLGEVVGSATPSGLVATTTHFGPYGLLHAAHEAIRRYCAQHGHTLAGPSWEIYGHWKDEWNSDPSKICTEIYYLLVGDGSAGC, encoded by the coding sequence ATGGAACAGGGAAGTCGACCTCATGTTCTCCGCTCGCAACAGATTCCGGGTGCTGGTCGGCATGTCGCCGTCTACCTGGACGATCAAATCAATCTGGAAGTGGGCGTCGAGTTAGATGCTCCGATCGCCGGATTGGGCGAGGTGGTCGGCTCCGCCACTCCGTCCGGGCTCGTCGCCACGACGACGCATTTTGGGCCTTACGGATTATTGCACGCGGCACACGAGGCGATTCGCCGATACTGTGCGCAACACGGGCACACGCTTGCCGGCCCGAGTTGGGAGATTTACGGACACTGGAAAGACGAATGGAACAGCGACCCCAGCAAAATCTGTACTGAGATTTACTATTTGCTGGTCGGGGACGGTAGTGCGGGTTGTTAA
- a CDS encoding transposase — protein sequence MERRLELRKEAILAKSAVAPQVFTGVAERLAKFVEPFAEQLGQPAQRQHALEYLSGLMSDLERKNVESIAYRHEQDRRSLQHFMGCAEWDHAPLLTELPRQVGRELGEDDGVIVFDPSGFAKKGAKSVGVARQWCGRLGKVDNCPT from the coding sequence ATGGAACGAAGATTGGAGTTGCGGAAGGAGGCGATATTGGCCAAGTCCGCGGTGGCGCCGCAGGTGTTTACCGGCGTGGCGGAGCGTTTGGCGAAGTTCGTCGAGCCGTTTGCGGAACAGCTCGGGCAGCCTGCGCAGCGGCAGCACGCGCTGGAATACTTGAGCGGTCTGATGTCGGATTTGGAGCGCAAGAACGTGGAGTCGATCGCGTATCGACACGAGCAGGATCGGCGCAGCTTGCAGCACTTCATGGGCTGCGCGGAGTGGGACCACGCACCGCTGCTGACTGAGCTGCCGCGGCAAGTCGGCCGGGAGTTGGGCGAAGACGACGGCGTGATCGTGTTTGATCCGTCGGGGTTTGCCAAGAAGGGTGCGAAGTCGGTGGGCGTGGCTCGCCAATGGTGCGGGCGGCTGGGCAAGGTCGACAATTGCCCCACATAA
- a CDS encoding AI-2E family transporter translates to MTADKPHFAKPRIVFLFLLAIATSVLFYWVIEGFVLAIFLAAIIASLLQPIHRRVLKWTSGRRSLASALTVLLSLVVVIVPLLSLLSIVSRQAVQISESANDWLAEQRQNPEALRERIAEQPQLKRLLPYHDQIVEKASEFAAKVGGWLAAGLAAGVKGTASFFLSLFVMLYATFYFLVDGKSILDAALHYTPLSSNDRSRLLGTFVSVSRATLKGKLIIGIVQGGLAGLAFWVAGIQGALFWSVVMAVLSTIPTVGTALVWVPAVCFLALSGQTGAAIGVGAWCAIAVGTIDNVLAPKLIGKDTEMPDLLVLLTTLGGLAAFGAAGVLIGPIIGALFIATWQLWGGAVDEARGDSQAVSQTSEST, encoded by the coding sequence ATGACCGCCGACAAACCCCATTTCGCCAAGCCGCGCATCGTCTTCCTCTTCTTGCTGGCGATCGCCACGTCGGTGCTGTTTTACTGGGTCATTGAAGGCTTTGTCCTGGCCATTTTCCTCGCTGCGATTATCGCCAGCTTGTTGCAGCCGATCCACCGGCGGGTCTTGAAATGGACCAGCGGGCGTAGATCCCTTGCTTCGGCGCTGACGGTCTTGCTCAGTCTCGTGGTGGTTATCGTTCCGTTGTTGTCGTTGCTCAGTATTGTCAGTCGCCAGGCGGTCCAAATCAGTGAGTCCGCCAATGATTGGCTGGCCGAGCAGCGCCAAAACCCGGAGGCCCTACGCGAGCGTATCGCCGAGCAACCGCAGCTCAAGCGATTGCTGCCCTACCATGACCAAATCGTCGAGAAGGCGAGCGAGTTTGCGGCCAAGGTGGGCGGCTGGCTTGCCGCCGGGCTGGCGGCGGGCGTGAAAGGGACCGCGTCGTTCTTCCTGTCGCTCTTCGTGATGCTCTATGCCACGTTCTACTTCCTCGTCGACGGCAAGTCGATCCTTGATGCGGCGCTGCACTATACGCCGCTCTCGAGCAATGACCGCTCCCGCCTGCTTGGCACCTTCGTCTCAGTTTCTCGAGCGACTCTGAAGGGCAAACTGATTATCGGCATCGTACAGGGCGGGCTGGCGGGGCTCGCCTTCTGGGTCGCGGGCATTCAGGGAGCTCTCTTCTGGAGCGTGGTAATGGCAGTGCTGTCCACCATCCCGACGGTCGGCACGGCGTTGGTCTGGGTTCCCGCCGTGTGTTTTCTTGCCCTGAGTGGACAGACCGGCGCGGCGATTGGAGTCGGCGCGTGGTGCGCGATTGCCGTCGGCACCATCGACAACGTCTTGGCCCCCAAGCTCATCGGCAAAGATACCGAGATGCCCGACCTCTTGGTATTGTTGACCACCCTCGGCGGATTGGCGGCGTTCGGCGCCGCGGGCGTCCTCATCGGGCCGATCATTGGCGCCTTGTTCATTGCCACCTGGCAGCTTTGGGGCGGCGCCGTCGACGAAGCTCGCGGAGACAGCCAAGCCGTTTCTCAGACGAGCGAGTCAACCTAA